Proteins from one Cryptomeria japonica chromosome 4, Sugi_1.0, whole genome shotgun sequence genomic window:
- the LOC131875101 gene encoding LRR receptor-like serine/threonine-protein kinase EFR, with protein sequence MAHTSNYSDQQSLIAFKGSLLLDPYNSLLHWSPNHTFCNWTGVTCSSTRQRVVSLNLTGMGLIGPISAFLGNLSFLRVLALRNNSLEGHIPYQLGRLFRLRVLRLSDNNLEGPIPSSLGGCRSLQSLLLPYNNLSGSIPSALGLLSNLESLGLGGNNLTGIIPPFLGNMYSLIFLELAINRLQGGIPDELGMLSQLNLLNLDTNSLTGPIPTALSNCTRLQTLDLSDNHFNGSIPWEFGRLSELQLLFLGGNQLTGEIPTSLGNLTQLQPLDLSRKQLSGTVPLEFGKMQQLRTLFLWQNHLVSGSSGLSILTFLTNCSSLAYLDLGSNYLTGILPVSIGRFSNSLLYLSLDSNEIWGNIPDEIGNLTNLTEVHLDANQFKGTIPSALGKLPNLERLTLDTNNLHGRIPESFGQSKRLGLLSLSENMLSGQIPESLGKLPQLRRLYLDHNQLSGKIPASLGRCKTLEMVDLAHNKLTGNIPPEVAGL encoded by the coding sequence ATGGCAcacacttctaattattctgatCAACAATCTCTCATTGCTTTCAAGGGGTCTCTGCTTCTCGATCCATATAACTCCCTCCTTCATTGGTCTCCCAATCACACATTTTGCAACTGGACTGGTGTTACCTGTTCTTCTACTCGACAGCGTGTTGTTTCCTTGAATCTCACAGGTATGGGATTAATTGGCCCAATCTCTGCCTTTCTCGGAAATCTTTCCTTCCTTAGAGTACTTGCTCTCAGAAATAATAGTTTGGAGGGCCATATTCCATATCAGCTTGGAAGGCTATTTCGCCTGAGAGTGCTTCGGTTGTCTGACAACAATTTGGAAGGTCCCATTCCCTCCTCTCTAGGAGGTTGTCGTTCTTTGCAATCTCTCTTACTCCCTTATAACAATTTAAGTGGAAGCATTCCCTCTGCACTTGGTCTTCTTTCAAATTTAGAATCCTTAGGATTAGGAGGAAACAACTTGACAGGTATTATCCCACCTTTCCTAGGAAACATGTACTCTTTAATATTCCTTGAGTTGGCCATAAATAGACTCCAAGGTGGTATTCCTGATGAGTTGGGTATGCTTAGTCAGCTAAACCTCCTTAATCTTGACACCAACAGCTTAACAGGACCGATCCCCACTGCCCTTTCAAATTGCACTCGTCTCCAAACATTGGATCTATCTGACAACCACTTCAACGGCTCAATTCCATGGGAGTTTGGAAGGCTGTCAGAATTGCAACTATTGTTTTTGGGGGGAAACCAACTCACTGGAGAAATACCCACCTCACTGGGTAATTTGACTCAATTACAACCGTTGGATTTGTCTCGCAAACAACTGAGCGGCACAGTGCCCctggaatttgggaaaatgcagcAGCTGAGAACGTTATTCTTGTGGCAAAATCATTTAGTGAGTGGAAGCAGTGGTTTGTCTATTCTAACATTCTTAACTAATTGCTCCAGCTTGGCATATCTTGATTTGGGATCTAATTATCTCACTGGCATCTTGCCCGTTTCAATTGGTCGCTTTTCAAATTCACTTTTATATTTAAGTTTGGACTCAAATGAAATTTGGGGAAATATACCAGATGAGATTGGTAATCTAACAAACTTGACAGAAGTACACCTAGATGCAAACCAATTCAAAGGGACCATTCCATCTGCACTCGGTAAACTTCCGAATTTGGAGAGACTAACTTTGGATACAAACAATTTACACGGAAGAATTCCAGAGAGTTTTGGCCAATCAAAGAGACTTGGATTGTTGTCGCTCAGTGAGAACATGCTTTCAGGACAAATTCCAGAAAGTCTTGGCAAGCTTCCACAATTAAGAAGGCTTTATCTTGATCACAATCAGCTATCAGGGAAAATACCTGCCAGTTTAGGGAGATGCAAGACGTTGGAAATGGTGGACTTGGCACACAACAAGCTAACAGGAAATATACCTCCTGAAGTTGCAGGTCTTTAG
- the LOC131065556 gene encoding putative leucine-rich repeat receptor-like serine/threonine-protein kinase At2g24130 — translation MSKMIMVLAIDVSQNNFSGSIPSALASCKGLEYLNLSGNAFEGPIPASLSYLQNLKYMDLSCNNLSGTVPVALKRTKMLQHLNLSSNRLIGEVPKGGAFATLDASEVMENLGLCGGWINLPPCSHSNHKHPPVSKKVIIPVVVGIAILITSLLLVVYSYRSCRHSSAPALKVWPPKISYEELVNATGGFNDENLLGMGSFWSVYKGILKNGTNIAVKVLKLQDDHAQQSFSRECNALKRVRHRNVIKIISACSNLDFKALILPFMSNGSLQKWLYPPEVGRCRLNLSDRIRIAMEIAQGMAYLHHYCFVQVIHCDLKPNNVLLDDMTSYIADFGISNIIFGNSMDSLTSTDALKGSVGYIAPEHGMGGNLTTKGDVYSYGILILELLTRKRPTEDIFGEGMNLQKWIEMHFPNRISDVVDNSLLIDAHESETSVVMECLTQFIQIGLFCTRESPQERPDITQIIDRLNTIRGLFLGTPKIPQLPIDITPFIDNERHVKMTERENRGSSSMSTS, via the exons ATGAGCAAAATGATTATGGTTTTAGCCATAGATGTTtctcaaaacaatttctccggtagCATTCCCAGTGCATTGGCAAGTTGCAAGGGGCTGGAATATCTAAATCTTTCCGGAAATGCATTTGAGGGGCCAATCCCTGCATCACTGTCATATTTGCAAAATCTGAAGTACATGGATCTTTCTTGCAATAATTTGTCAGGTACAGTACCGGTGGCTTTAAAAAGGACGAAAATGCTCCAACACCTCAATCTCTCTTCAAACAGGTTAATTGGAGAGGTCCCAAAGGGAGGAGCTTTTGCAACACTTGATGCCTCAGAAGTTATGGAAAATCTTGGCCTCTGTGGTGGATGGATAAACTTGCCACCATGCTCTCATTCCAATCACAAACACCCACCAGTCTCCAAAAAGGTAATAATTCCTGTTGTAGTTGGCATTGCAATATTGATCACGTCTCTTCTATTGGTAGTATATTCCTATAGATCATGCAGACATTCTAGTGCCCCTGCTCTCAAAGTATGGCCTCCAAAAATATCATATGAAGAACTTGTAAATGCAACTGGTGGTTTCAATGATGAAAATCTTTTAGGAATGGGCAGTTTTTGGTCGGTTTATAAAGGGATTCTAAAGAATGGTACAAATATTGCTGTTAAAGTTCTCAAGCTGCAAGATGATCATGCTCAGCAAAGTTTCAGTAGAGAATGCAATGCATTAAAGAGAGTTCGACATCGGAATGTAATTAAAATCATTTCAGCATGCTCCAACCTTGATTTTAAGGCCTTAATTCTTCCATTCATGTCAAATGGAAGTTTACAGAAATGGCTATACCCTCCTGAAGTGGGTAGATGCAGATTAAATTTGAGTGATCGAATAAGGATAGCAATGGAGATAGCACAAGGAATGGCATACCTTCACCATTATTGCTTTGTTCAAGTGATTCACTGTGACCTCAAGCCCAACAATGTTCTATTAGATGACATGACTTCATACATAGCAGATTTTGGCATTTCCAATATTATTTTTGGAAATTCCATGGATTCCTTGACTTCTACAGATGCACTTAAAGGATCTGTTGGCTACATTGCACCAG AGCATGGAATGGGCGGAAATCTTACCACGAAAGGAGATGTATACAGTTATGGAATTTTGATTTTAGAGTTGTTGACAAGGAAGAGACCAACAGAGGATATATTCGGTGAAGGAATGAATCTACAAAAATGGATAGAAATGCATTTTCCTAATAGAATCTCTGATGTGGTGGATAATTCTCTACTAATAGATGCTCATGAATCAGAGACATCAGTGGTAATGGAATGCCTTACTCAATTTATACAAATTGGGTTGTTTTGCACAAGGGAGTCACCTCAAGAGCGACCTGATATAACTCAGATAATTGATAGATTAAATACAATTAGAGGTTTATTTCTTGGTACCCCTAAAATTCCTCAATTACCAATAGATATCACACCTTTTATTGATAATGAAAGACATGTGAAAATGACTGAGAGGGAAAATAGGGGAAGTTCATCTATGTCTACATCCTAA